A stretch of Canis lupus familiaris isolate Mischka breed German Shepherd chromosome 11, alternate assembly UU_Cfam_GSD_1.0, whole genome shotgun sequence DNA encodes these proteins:
- the OR1X2 gene encoding olfactory receptor family 1 subfamily X member 2, translated as MSRGKENVTGVTEFLLLGITSDPEQRQVLFWLFLCMYLVTVAGNTLIILVIGSHPRLHTPMYFFLINLSFVDICFTTNLIPKLLVNHVAGTWTISYPHCLTQMYFLISFANLDTFLLAAMALDRYVAICKPLLYHTIITPQLCRGLTTLMWTCSGLISLVHTLLMNGLTFCSSAREILHFYCDAYLLMKIACSDTRVNQHMFLGAVVLFVAPCALIVVSYIRIATAVLRIPSALGRRKAFSTCSSHLSVVTLFYGTVLGVYIRPPKSFSVQDTVATVMYTVVTPMLNPFIYSLRNQDMKEAVGRLFSKGSKSS; from the coding sequence ATGTCCAGGGGGAAGGAGAATGTGACAGGAGTCACCGAGTTCCTCCTACTTGGCATCACCAGTGACCCCGAGCAGCGGCAAGTCCTCTTCTGGCTCTTCCTGTGTATGTACCTGGTCACTGTGGCTGGGAACACACTCATCATCCTGGTCATCGGCTCCCATCCCCGCCtgcacacccccatgtacttcttccttatcaatcTCTCCTTTGTTGACATCTGCTTCACTACCAACCTGATCCCCAAGCTGCTGGTCAACCACGTAGCAGGAACATGGACTATCTCTTACCCCCACTGCCTGACCCAGATGTACTTCCTCATCTCCTTTGCCAACCTGGACACCTTTCTGCTAGCGGCCATGGCACTGGACCGttatgtggccatctgcaaacccctGCTATACCACACCATCATCACTCCTCAGCTCTGTAGGGGACTAACCACACTCATGTGGACATGCTCTGGCCTCATCTCCCTGGTTCACACACTCCTCATGAACGGACTGACATTCTGCTCCTCAGCCCGGGAGATCTTGCACTTCTACTGTGATGCCTACCTGCTGATGAAGATTGCCTGCTCAGACACGCGTGTCAATCAACACATGTTCCTGGGTGCCGTGGTCCTATTTGTGGCCCCCTGTGCGCTCATTGTAGTTTCCTACATCCGCATAGCTACAGCCGTCCTCCGGATCCCTTCTGCCCTGGGAAGGCGCAAGGCATTTTCCACATGCAGCTCCCATCTATCTGTGGTCACCTTGTTCTATGGAACTGTCCTGGGGGTATACATACGACCACCTAAGTCCTTCTCAGTCCAGGACACAGTGGCAACTGTCATGTATACAGTGGTGACGCCCATGCTAAATCCCTTCATCTACAGCCTGAGGAACCAGGACATGAAGGAGGCTGTAGGAAGACTCTTCAGCAAGGGCTCCAAATCCTCTTAG